Proteins encoded in a region of the Planococcus citri chromosome 1, ihPlaCitr1.1, whole genome shotgun sequence genome:
- the LOC135849824 gene encoding protein PALS2-like isoform X1, producing MSRSKIVSVVKEPNKPLGLTVEQDENGNLIVARILAGSAIEVSKVLHPGDVILEVNEVNVITPEDLMHEVSQSKNTIKFRIAPTGEADHGFKPQKCHMRALFHYNPAEDSLIPCPELGLEFKSGDILQILDQTDPIWWQARKVDDDSGRIGLIPSPDLEERRKAYVPPEADYVHKIGICGTRIARRKKKKMYQSKWNVEFDKAELLLYEEVTRMPPFKRRTLALVGPSGVGRRTLKGRLINSDPNRFAGVIPITSRPPRELEENGKNYWFIDRDEMENKIRQHKFLEYGEHNGNIYGTSLDSIRNVINEGKMCVLDCSPPALKILHNSAEFMPYVIFIASPGMDELKNLYDYGRYNGYSTRTLTFDRQSSIRYSSRRARTLESLASLYQEEDLKKTLEESSCLQRTYEKYIDMVIVNEDFDETFRKVNEVVNGLANQHQWVPVNWVF from the exons ATGTCACGATCGAAAATTGTCAGCGTTGTTAAAGAACCAAATAAACCATTG GGTTTGACTGTAGAACAAGACGAAAATGGCAATTTGATCGTGGCCCGAATATTGGCTGGGAGTGCGATAGAAGTATCCAAGGTTTTACATCCTGGCGATGTGATCCTCGAAGTGAACGAAGTTAATGTAATAACTCCTGAAGATTTGATGCACGAGGTGTCCCAAAGCAAGAATACCATTAAGTTTAGAATTGCTCCAACTGGCGAAGCTGATCACGGATTTAAACCTCAAAAA TGCCACATGAGAGCTCTATTTCATTACAATCCTGCCGAAGACTCGTTAATACCGTGCCCGGAATTAGGACTGGAATTCAAAAGCGGAGATATTTTACAA ATTTTAGATCAAACAGATCCTATTTGGTGGCAAGCTAGGAAGGTTGATGATGATAGTGGTCGTATTGGATTAATCCCCTCTCCCGATCTGGAAGAAAGACGAAAGGCGTACGTGCCTCCGGAGGCTGACTACGTTCATAAAATTGGCATTTGTGGTACAAGA ATTGCtcgaagaaaaaagaagaaaatgtatcAATCCAAGTGGAACGTCGAGTTCGATAAAGCCGAGTTACTGTTGTACGAGGAAGTCACTAGAATGCCTCCTTTTAAAAgacgcactttagctcttgtTGGGCCATCTGGTGTTGGACGTCGTACGTTAAAAGGTCGTTTAATTAATAGCGATCCGAACAGGTTCGCTGGAGTTATCCCAA TTACATCGCGTCCCCCTCGCGAATTGgaagaaaatggtaaaaattattggtTCATTGATCGCGACGAAATGGAAAACAAGATCAGGCAGCATAAATTCTTGGAATACGGAGAACACAACGGTAATATATACGGTACCAGTTTAGATTCTATCAGAAACGTTATCAATGAAGGAAAAATGTGTGTTTTGGATTGTAGTCCTCCT GCTCTAAAAATACTTCATAATTCGGCCGAATTTATGCCATATGTTATTTTTATCGCTTCTCCTGGAATGGATGAGCTGAAAAATTTGTACGATTATGGACGTTACAACGGTTATTCGACCAGAACCTTGACG TTTGATAGACAGAGTTCAATCAGATATAGTTCTCGTCGTGCTCGTACTTTGGAATCGTTGGCTTCTTTGTATCAG GAAGAGGATCTGAAAAAAACTTTAGAAGAAAGTAGCTGTTTGCAAAGGACTTACGAAAAGTATATCGATATGGTTATCGTGAACGAAGACTTCGACGAAACATTCCGCAAAGTGAACGAAGTAGTTAATGGCTTGGCAAATCAGCATCAATGGGTACCAGTGAACTGGGTGTTTTAA
- the LOC135849824 gene encoding protein PALS2-like isoform X2: MSRSKIVSVVKEPNKPLGLTVEQDENGNLIVARILAGSAIEVSKVLHPGDVILEVNEVNVITPEDLMHEVSQSKNTIKFRIAPTGEADHGFKPQKCHMRALFHYNPAEDSLIPCPELGLEFKSGDILQILDQTDPIWWQARKVDDDSGRIGLIPSPDLEERRKAYVPPEADYVHKIGICGTRIARRKKKKMYQSKWNVEFDKAELLLYEEVTRMPPFKRRTLALVGPSGVGRRTLKGRLINSDPNRFAGVIPITSRPPRELEENGKNYWFIDRDEMENKIRQHKFLEYGEHNGNIYGTSLDSIRNVINEGKMCVLDCSPPALKILHNSAEFMPYVIFIASPGMDELKNLYDYGRYNGYSTRTLTEEDLKKTLEESSCLQRTYEKYIDMVIVNEDFDETFRKVNEVVNGLANQHQWVPVNWVF; encoded by the exons ATGTCACGATCGAAAATTGTCAGCGTTGTTAAAGAACCAAATAAACCATTG GGTTTGACTGTAGAACAAGACGAAAATGGCAATTTGATCGTGGCCCGAATATTGGCTGGGAGTGCGATAGAAGTATCCAAGGTTTTACATCCTGGCGATGTGATCCTCGAAGTGAACGAAGTTAATGTAATAACTCCTGAAGATTTGATGCACGAGGTGTCCCAAAGCAAGAATACCATTAAGTTTAGAATTGCTCCAACTGGCGAAGCTGATCACGGATTTAAACCTCAAAAA TGCCACATGAGAGCTCTATTTCATTACAATCCTGCCGAAGACTCGTTAATACCGTGCCCGGAATTAGGACTGGAATTCAAAAGCGGAGATATTTTACAA ATTTTAGATCAAACAGATCCTATTTGGTGGCAAGCTAGGAAGGTTGATGATGATAGTGGTCGTATTGGATTAATCCCCTCTCCCGATCTGGAAGAAAGACGAAAGGCGTACGTGCCTCCGGAGGCTGACTACGTTCATAAAATTGGCATTTGTGGTACAAGA ATTGCtcgaagaaaaaagaagaaaatgtatcAATCCAAGTGGAACGTCGAGTTCGATAAAGCCGAGTTACTGTTGTACGAGGAAGTCACTAGAATGCCTCCTTTTAAAAgacgcactttagctcttgtTGGGCCATCTGGTGTTGGACGTCGTACGTTAAAAGGTCGTTTAATTAATAGCGATCCGAACAGGTTCGCTGGAGTTATCCCAA TTACATCGCGTCCCCCTCGCGAATTGgaagaaaatggtaaaaattattggtTCATTGATCGCGACGAAATGGAAAACAAGATCAGGCAGCATAAATTCTTGGAATACGGAGAACACAACGGTAATATATACGGTACCAGTTTAGATTCTATCAGAAACGTTATCAATGAAGGAAAAATGTGTGTTTTGGATTGTAGTCCTCCT GCTCTAAAAATACTTCATAATTCGGCCGAATTTATGCCATATGTTATTTTTATCGCTTCTCCTGGAATGGATGAGCTGAAAAATTTGTACGATTATGGACGTTACAACGGTTATTCGACCAGAACCTTGACG GAAGAGGATCTGAAAAAAACTTTAGAAGAAAGTAGCTGTTTGCAAAGGACTTACGAAAAGTATATCGATATGGTTATCGTGAACGAAGACTTCGACGAAACATTCCGCAAAGTGAACGAAGTAGTTAATGGCTTGGCAAATCAGCATCAATGGGTACCAGTGAACTGGGTGTTTTAA